Proteins encoded together in one Etheostoma cragini isolate CJK2018 chromosome 11, CSU_Ecrag_1.0, whole genome shotgun sequence window:
- the tmtc4 gene encoding protein O-mannosyl-transferase TMTC4: MALSEVYWDHQIPLPKLAPVQAKVTVALVALLCFINSYDGEFVFDDSEAIVNNKDLKPTTPLNNIWSNDFWGSNLSSNSSHKSYRPLTVLTFRLNYLLAGGLHPVGFHVLNIILHAVISSLMIDVFAILIGGLAYDVKGRILNYAPKTSLLAALFFATHPVHTESVAGIVGRADLLCALFFQLSFLTYCKAFNRGSDRDDRFSVRWVVVSLLLCAAAMLCKEQGITVLGVNAAFDVLLICNVNVYELSQRLLLRKIPLNMSEILRMGLLTRLALMSLGGLLMLYTRWRIMGTGPPAFTEVDNPASFAENIFLRMVNYNYYYSLNAWLLLCPWWLCFDWSMGCVPLIKSATDWRMVWLLLLWCFLIGLISQALCSQDSQRRRTLTLGLVLLVVPFLPACNIFFRVGFVIAERVLYLSSAGYCLLLAYSVGHCCCHWSKYRKLLCVSVLSLLCVYVARCALRSHQWRSEQSLFTSALSVCPFNAKVHYNVGKNLADRGNSTAAIAYYREAVRLHPTYVHAMNNLGNILKERNELIEAEQLLSKAVSIQHDFAAAWMNLGIVQNSLQKFEEAEQSYWNAIRFRKKYPDCYYNLGRLYADLNRHVDALNAWRNATVLKPDHSLAWNNMVILLDNTGNLGQAELIGREALKLLPNDHTIMFSLANVLGKSQKYKESEGFFLHALRINPNAASCHGNLAVLYHRWGKLELAKKHYELSLQLDPEAPGTRDNYNMLRRKLDQLKRPTP; this comes from the exons ATGGCGTTATCTGAAGTTTATTGGGATCACCAGATACCCCTTCCAAAGCTTGCTCCAGTTCAGGCCAAGGTCACTGTCGCCCTGGTGGCTCTCCTGTGTTTCATTAACAGTTATGACGGGGAGTTTGTGTTTGATGATTCAGAAGCAATTGTCAACAACAAg gACTTGAAACCCACGACTCCTCTGAACAATATCTGGAGCAATGATTTCTGGGGAAGCAACCTAAGTAGCAACTCCAGTCACAAATCCTACCGACCTCTCACTGTCCTTACATTTAG GCTGAACTACCTCTTGGCTGGAGGCCTGCATCCTGTTGGCTTCCATGTGCTGAACATCATCCTCCATGCTGTAATATCTTCCCTTATGATTGACGTGTTTGCTATACTGATTGGTGGACTGGCCTATGATGTGAAGGGTAGAATACTTAATTATGCCCCCAAGACCTCTCTGCTTGCTGCCCTCTTCTTTGCCACACACCCAGTCCACACAGAAAGT GTGGCTGGTATAGTGGGTCGAGCAGATCTTTTGTGCGCTCTGTTCTTTCAGCTCTCTTTCCTCACCTACTGCAAAGCTTTCAACAGAG GAAGTGACAGAGATGACAGGTTTTCGGTCCGGTGGGTTGTGGTCAGCCTCTTGCTGTGTGCTGCAGCGATGCTCTGTAAAGAACAAGGCATCACAGTTTTG GGTGTGAATGCAGCCTTTGATGTCCTTCTGATCtgtaatgttaatgtgtatGAACTCAGCCAGAGGCTACTCCTTAGGAAGATTCCACTCAAT ATGAGTGAGATACTGCGAATGGGATTGCTCACACGGTTGGCTCTAATGAGTCTGGGAGGACTCTTAATGCTCTATACACGCTGGAGGATCATGGGAACAGGACCACCAGCATTCACTGAAGTAGACAACCCTGCATCTTTTGCAGAAAATATATTTCTTCGA ATGGTGAACTATAATTACTACTACTCTCTGAATGCCTGGCTGCTGCTGTGTCCCTGGTGGCTGTGTTTTGATTGGTCCATGGGCTGTGTGCCTCTCATTAAGTCAGCCACTGATTGGCGGATggtgtggctgctgctgctctggtgCTTCCTGATAGGCTTGATAAGCCAAGCCTTATGCTCGCAGGACAGCCAAAGAAGGAG GACACTGACCTTAGGCCTAGTGCTGCTGGTGGTCCCTTTTCTGCCAGCCTGTAACATTTTCTTCAGGGTGGGCTTCGTCATTGCTGAGAGAGTTCTCTACCTGTCTTCAGCTGGCTACTGCCTACTGCTGGCATACTCGGTGGGACACTGCTGCTGCCACTGGTCCAAATACAGG AAGCtactgtgtgtgtcagtgctatcgctgttgtgtgtgtatgtagctCGCTGTGCTCTCCGCAGTCACCAGTGGCGATCAGAGCAAAGCCTTTTCACCAGCgccctgtctgtgtgtccattTAATGCCAAG GTCCATTACAATGTTGGTAAGAACCTGGCAGACAGAGGAAACTCTACCGCTGCTATTGCATATTACAGAGAGGCAGTCAG GTTACATCCTACCTACGTTCATGCCATGAACAACCTAGGGAATATCTTAAAGGAGAGGAATGAACTGATCGAGGCAGAGCAGCTGTTGTCCAAAGCTGTTTCTATTCA GCATGACTTTGCTGCAGCTTGGATGAATCTGGGTATAGTTCAAAATAGCCTGCAGAAGTTCGAGGAAGCAGAGCAAAGCTATTGGAATGCAATCCGCTTCAGGAAAAAATACCCAGACTGCTACTATAACCTAGGACGCTTG TATGCTGATCTGAATAGACATGTGGATGCCCTAAATGCATGGAGGAATGCAACTGTGTTAAAACCTGACCACAGTCTGGCTTGGAACAACATGGTCATTCTGCTGGACAACACTG GTAACTTGGGCCAAGCTGAGCTGATCGGCCGAGAGGCTCTGAAGCTCCTACCCAACGACCACACTATCATGTTTTCATTGGCCAATGTCCTGGGGAAATCACAGAAATATAAG gagtCAGAGGGCTTCTTCCTTCATGCTCTCCGAATAAACCCAAATGCTGCTAGTTGCCATGGCAATTTAG ctgTGTTGTATCATCGCTGGGGAAAGCTGGAGCTGGCAAAGAAACATTATGAGCTGTCTCTACAGTTGGATCCTGAGGCTCCTGGGACCAGAGACAACTATAACATGCTGCGACGCAAACTGGACCAGCTTAAACGACCCACACCCTGA